The Watersipora subatra chromosome 1, tzWatSuba1.1, whole genome shotgun sequence genome has a window encoding:
- the LOC137402230 gene encoding condensin complex subunit 3-like isoform X2, protein MTKTIKQYFIAAQSSAREHDKFCTEILSGDQVTKKSVLAKVDEVIHCLKYVMVEYKPEPAVERLVSFAARLVAKANNEEQYNVLFERVMNFLLQSYDVNDKAVRYRSCQLIAQILTNLGDAELDDELYGELMQAMHTRLSDISSSVRVHATTALTRMQDPSDKHCPIIKSFIFLMSSDPNWQVRLGCLKNVAATRRSLLAMIERTRDVNEVVRRMAYQVIAEKVSVKALSISQRLALLENGHADSSVHVQKACMDKLLQAWLVHYQANILDLLGGLDIMSSGDVCEKAVRTLLSKAPASEILEEFDLLDEDRLLQSDRLTCESVFYYRVVLAYISELKESSDELLEKLVPEAKPYISYITSVFERLENAEISEIEKASIDYILEQLIICMKYIDVSDPISRTNVLELCRKLLSSDQISLSLVPQLITCLEMILKSWQARMGEVANIIADIQVPNIVEEQPVDPDTLHQLKLKVASVTMKLNELSELMTEAVQKQAFVAAAELKEKMELLEVSKKELIEQMAPKPVKVASQARNDDVTTLKCLTIFVELMRASDISTMTDTMRSYLDQLVVPAIPERCPAVRNQAIQALGLCSLCDQEVSRKYLPIFLQICQLDEEAVRLSALQSLFDIILVHGMECFQQEPNKVEKTCEDGEENDEGEKKRRSKSDSEEPVDEVFESLENNEEDGMNLDTTRSANTLIQIFVDCLEDESSVVRTLCAKGLAKLLVTGKVVSSKLLSRLILLWYNPVTEEDVTLKHCLGVFFPVFAFADRSNQIQIEKAFLPTLNIIFDAPNSSPLSDIDDQNVMELLVQLTNPRDVKEQTSADAPDASTSHEALAMTICNEIMERGNGYGVVTLCKALNFLELNSENGVLIKDLNSLSTRLLQVVKERRCRLALEKFGTRVRQMASTQDEDTEESSVQCPESEKELSDEIDRTALDTTVLNASRLKRVAANKSKSLNKTLLNFSDTSDSDETSGHKTSRRKTKAPKLDEGSD, encoded by the exons TCCTATGATGTGAATGACAAGGCAGTGAGATACAGATCCTGTCAGTTGATAGCCCAGATTCTCACCAATCTTGGGGATGCGGAACTAGATGACGAGTTATACGGAGAACTCATGCAAGCTATGCACACAAGATTGAGTGATATCTCTTCTTCCGTTAGAGTGCATGCAACCACAGCTCTCACGAGAATGCAAGACCCGTCTGACAAGCACTGCCCTATTATTAAAT CTTTCATCTTCCTCATGTCCTCTGATCCAAACTGGCAAGTTCGTCTGGGATGTCTGAAGAATGTCGCGGCCACCCGACGCAGCCTCTTGGCCATGATAGAGAGGACGAGAGATGTAAATGAGGTGGTACGAAGAATGGCTTACCAGGTGATTGCTGAAAAGGTGTCCGTTAAAGCGTTGTCCATCTCCCAGAGACTGGCCCTGCTAGAAAATGGTCATGCTGACAGCTCAG TTCACGTACAAAAGGCATGTATGGATAAACTGCTCCAGGCCTGGCTTGTCCACTACCAGGCTAACATCCTTGATCTCCTAGGTGGCCTTGATATTATGAGCAGTGGAGATGTTTGTGAGAAGGCTGTTCGCACACTCCTTTCTAAGGCGCCAGCTTCAGAAATTCTCGAAGAGTTCGATCTGTTGGATGAGGA TCGTCTGCTGCAGTCGGATAGACTAACTTGTGAGAGTGTTTTCTACTATCGAGTTGTCCTAGCCTATATTAGTGAGCTGAAAGAGTCCTCTGATGAACTCCTCGAAAAACTTGTTCCTGAGGCTAAGCCCTACATAAGCTACATTACCAG TGTGTTTGAGCGCCTAGAAAATGCAGAGATCAGCGAAATAGAGAAAGCATCCATAGATTATATCCTTGAGCAACTTATCATCTGTATGAAGTACATAGATGTGTCTGATCCCATAAGCAG GACTAATGTGCTCGAACTGTGCAGGAAGCTGCTTAGCTCAGATCAGATCAGCCTCTCACTTGTTCCTCAGCTCATCACCTGTCTCGAGATGATTCTGAAAAGCTGGCAGGCAAGGATGGGCGAGGTGGCTAACATTATTGCAGATATCCAGGTGCCCAATATAGTAGAGGAGCAGCCAGTTGATCCCGACACTCTCCACCAACTCAAGCTAAAG GTGGCCAGCGTAACAATGAAGTTGAATGAACTCTCTGAGCTGATGACAGAGGCTGTTCAAAAACAGGCCTTTGTTGCTGCTGCTGAGCTGAAGGAAAAGATGGAGCTTTTGGAAGTCAGCAAGAAGGAGCTGATTGAGCAGATGGCTCCCAAACCGGTCAAGGTTGCCAGTCAG GCTAGGAATGATGATGTAACAACCCTCAAGTGTCTCACCATATTTGTTGAGCTAATGAGAGCTAGTGACATATCTACTATGACAGACACGATGAGATCTTACTTGGACCAACTCGTTGTTCCCGCCATCCCCGAGAGATGTCCAGCTGTGAGAAATCAGGCTATTCAGGCCTTAGGCCTGTGCTCACTATGTGACCAGGAGGTGTCAAGGAAGTACCTGCCCATATTTTTGCAG ATTTGTCAATTGGACGAGGAGGCTGTTAGACTCTCGGCTCTCCAATCCCTTTTTGATATCATCCTTGTGCATGGCATGGAGTGCTTCCAGCAAGAACCGAACAAAGTTGAGAAAACTT GTGAGGATGGGGAGGAGAATGATGAAGGCGAGAAGAAGAGGAGGAGCAAGTCTGACTCAGAGGAGCCAGTTGACGAGGTGTTTGAGAGTTTGGAAAATAATGAGGAAGACGGTATGAACTTGGATACTACAAG GTCAGCTAATACTCTCATACAGATTTTTGTTGACTGCCTGGAAGATGAGAGCTCTGTAGTGCGCACTCTTTGTGCCAAAGGTCTCGCTAAACTTCTTGTAACTGGCAAGGTCGTCTCGAGCAAGCTTCTCTCCAGACTCATCCTCCTTTGGTACAACCCAGTTACTGAGGAGGATGTGACGCTCAAGCATTGCCTGGGAGTTTTCTTTCCTGTCTTTGCTTTTGCTGATAG GAGCAATCAGATTCAGATTGAAAAAGCATTTCTACCCACGCTCAACATAATATTCGATGCCCCCAATAGTAGCCCTCTTTCGGATATTGATGACCAGAATGTGATGGAGCTGCTTGTTCAGTTGACTAATCCGAGGGACGTCAAGGAGCAGACTTCAGCTGATGCCCCAGATGCTTCTACGTCACACGAGGCCCTTGCCATGACCATATGCAATGAAATAATGGAGAGAGGAAATGGCTATGGAGTCGTCACTCTCTGTAAAGCATTAAACTTTCTTGAACTGAACAGTGAAAATGGAGTTCTGATTAAGGATTTAAACAGCCTCTCAACACGCCTTCTTCAG GTTGTCAAGGAGAGGCGCTGTCGATTGGCATTGGAAAAGTTTGGGACAAGAGTGCGACAGATGGCATCTACACAGGATGAGGATACGGAAGAATCGAGTGTGCAGT GCCCTGAATCTGAGAAAGAGCTGTCAGATGAGATTGATAGGACTGCTCTCGATACAACAGTGCTCAACGCATCTAGGCTCAAGAGAGTGGCAGCAAACAAGTCTAAGTCATTGAACAAAACCTTACTCAATTTCAGTGACACGTCAGACAG cgATGAAACCAGTGGCCACAAAACAAGTAGAAGAAAAACCAAGGCACCTAAACTTGATGAAGGGAGCGACTGA
- the LOC137402230 gene encoding condensin complex subunit 3-like isoform X1: MTKTIKQYFIAAQSSAREHDKFCTEILSGDQVTKKSVLAKVDEVIHCLKYVMVEYKPEPAVERLVSFAARLVAKANNEEQYNVLFERVMNFLLQSYDVNDKAVRYRSCQLIAQILTNLGDAELDDELYGELMQAMHTRLSDISSSVRVHATTALTRMQDPSDKHCPIIKSFIFLMSSDPNWQVRLGCLKNVAATRRSLLAMIERTRDVNEVVRRMAYQVIAEKVSVKALSISQRLALLENGHADSSVHVQKACMDKLLQAWLVHYQANILDLLGGLDIMSSGDVCEKAVRTLLSKAPASEILEEFDLLDEDRLLQSDRLTCESVFYYRVVLAYISELKESSDELLEKLVPEAKPYISYITSVFERLENAEISEIEKASIDYILEQLIICMKYIDVSDPISRTNVLELCRKLLSSDQISLSLVPQLITCLEMILKSWQARMGEVANIIADIQVPNIVEEQPVDPDTLHQLKLKVASVTMKLNELSELMTEAVQKQAFVAAAELKEKMELLEVSKKELIEQMAPKPVKVASQARNDDVTTLKCLTIFVELMRASDISTMTDTMRSYLDQLVVPAIPERCPAVRNQAIQALGLCSLCDQEVSRKYLPIFLQICQLDEEAVRLSALQSLFDIILVHGMECFQQEPNKVEKTCEDGEENDEGEKKRRSKSDSEEPVDEVFESLENNEEDGMNLDTTRSANTLIQIFVDCLEDESSVVRTLCAKGLAKLLVTGKVVSSKLLSRLILLWYNPVTEEDVTLKHCLGVFFPVFAFADRSNQIQIEKAFLPTLNIIFDAPNSSPLSDIDDQNVMELLVQLTNPRDVKEQTSADAPDASTSHEALAMTICNEIMERGNGYGVVTLCKALNFLELNSENGVLIKDLNSLSTRLLQVVKERRCRLALEKFGTRVRQMASTQDEDTEESSVQCGPESEKELSDEIDRTALDTTVLNASRLKRVAANKSKSLNKTLLNFSDTSDSDETSGHKTSRRKTKAPKLDEGSD, from the exons TCCTATGATGTGAATGACAAGGCAGTGAGATACAGATCCTGTCAGTTGATAGCCCAGATTCTCACCAATCTTGGGGATGCGGAACTAGATGACGAGTTATACGGAGAACTCATGCAAGCTATGCACACAAGATTGAGTGATATCTCTTCTTCCGTTAGAGTGCATGCAACCACAGCTCTCACGAGAATGCAAGACCCGTCTGACAAGCACTGCCCTATTATTAAAT CTTTCATCTTCCTCATGTCCTCTGATCCAAACTGGCAAGTTCGTCTGGGATGTCTGAAGAATGTCGCGGCCACCCGACGCAGCCTCTTGGCCATGATAGAGAGGACGAGAGATGTAAATGAGGTGGTACGAAGAATGGCTTACCAGGTGATTGCTGAAAAGGTGTCCGTTAAAGCGTTGTCCATCTCCCAGAGACTGGCCCTGCTAGAAAATGGTCATGCTGACAGCTCAG TTCACGTACAAAAGGCATGTATGGATAAACTGCTCCAGGCCTGGCTTGTCCACTACCAGGCTAACATCCTTGATCTCCTAGGTGGCCTTGATATTATGAGCAGTGGAGATGTTTGTGAGAAGGCTGTTCGCACACTCCTTTCTAAGGCGCCAGCTTCAGAAATTCTCGAAGAGTTCGATCTGTTGGATGAGGA TCGTCTGCTGCAGTCGGATAGACTAACTTGTGAGAGTGTTTTCTACTATCGAGTTGTCCTAGCCTATATTAGTGAGCTGAAAGAGTCCTCTGATGAACTCCTCGAAAAACTTGTTCCTGAGGCTAAGCCCTACATAAGCTACATTACCAG TGTGTTTGAGCGCCTAGAAAATGCAGAGATCAGCGAAATAGAGAAAGCATCCATAGATTATATCCTTGAGCAACTTATCATCTGTATGAAGTACATAGATGTGTCTGATCCCATAAGCAG GACTAATGTGCTCGAACTGTGCAGGAAGCTGCTTAGCTCAGATCAGATCAGCCTCTCACTTGTTCCTCAGCTCATCACCTGTCTCGAGATGATTCTGAAAAGCTGGCAGGCAAGGATGGGCGAGGTGGCTAACATTATTGCAGATATCCAGGTGCCCAATATAGTAGAGGAGCAGCCAGTTGATCCCGACACTCTCCACCAACTCAAGCTAAAG GTGGCCAGCGTAACAATGAAGTTGAATGAACTCTCTGAGCTGATGACAGAGGCTGTTCAAAAACAGGCCTTTGTTGCTGCTGCTGAGCTGAAGGAAAAGATGGAGCTTTTGGAAGTCAGCAAGAAGGAGCTGATTGAGCAGATGGCTCCCAAACCGGTCAAGGTTGCCAGTCAG GCTAGGAATGATGATGTAACAACCCTCAAGTGTCTCACCATATTTGTTGAGCTAATGAGAGCTAGTGACATATCTACTATGACAGACACGATGAGATCTTACTTGGACCAACTCGTTGTTCCCGCCATCCCCGAGAGATGTCCAGCTGTGAGAAATCAGGCTATTCAGGCCTTAGGCCTGTGCTCACTATGTGACCAGGAGGTGTCAAGGAAGTACCTGCCCATATTTTTGCAG ATTTGTCAATTGGACGAGGAGGCTGTTAGACTCTCGGCTCTCCAATCCCTTTTTGATATCATCCTTGTGCATGGCATGGAGTGCTTCCAGCAAGAACCGAACAAAGTTGAGAAAACTT GTGAGGATGGGGAGGAGAATGATGAAGGCGAGAAGAAGAGGAGGAGCAAGTCTGACTCAGAGGAGCCAGTTGACGAGGTGTTTGAGAGTTTGGAAAATAATGAGGAAGACGGTATGAACTTGGATACTACAAG GTCAGCTAATACTCTCATACAGATTTTTGTTGACTGCCTGGAAGATGAGAGCTCTGTAGTGCGCACTCTTTGTGCCAAAGGTCTCGCTAAACTTCTTGTAACTGGCAAGGTCGTCTCGAGCAAGCTTCTCTCCAGACTCATCCTCCTTTGGTACAACCCAGTTACTGAGGAGGATGTGACGCTCAAGCATTGCCTGGGAGTTTTCTTTCCTGTCTTTGCTTTTGCTGATAG GAGCAATCAGATTCAGATTGAAAAAGCATTTCTACCCACGCTCAACATAATATTCGATGCCCCCAATAGTAGCCCTCTTTCGGATATTGATGACCAGAATGTGATGGAGCTGCTTGTTCAGTTGACTAATCCGAGGGACGTCAAGGAGCAGACTTCAGCTGATGCCCCAGATGCTTCTACGTCACACGAGGCCCTTGCCATGACCATATGCAATGAAATAATGGAGAGAGGAAATGGCTATGGAGTCGTCACTCTCTGTAAAGCATTAAACTTTCTTGAACTGAACAGTGAAAATGGAGTTCTGATTAAGGATTTAAACAGCCTCTCAACACGCCTTCTTCAG GTTGTCAAGGAGAGGCGCTGTCGATTGGCATTGGAAAAGTTTGGGACAAGAGTGCGACAGATGGCATCTACACAGGATGAGGATACGGAAGAATCGAGTGTGCAGTGTG GCCCTGAATCTGAGAAAGAGCTGTCAGATGAGATTGATAGGACTGCTCTCGATACAACAGTGCTCAACGCATCTAGGCTCAAGAGAGTGGCAGCAAACAAGTCTAAGTCATTGAACAAAACCTTACTCAATTTCAGTGACACGTCAGACAG cgATGAAACCAGTGGCCACAAAACAAGTAGAAGAAAAACCAAGGCACCTAAACTTGATGAAGGGAGCGACTGA